The following nucleotide sequence is from Labilithrix sp..
CCCGACCGCGGAGGAGCTGAAGCTCGCGGCGCTCGTGGACGACGACGAGCTCGTGCACGCGCTCGAGGCGGCGTGGAACCCGGCCGCGCTCGATCCGGCCGAGCATCGCCGGATCGTCGATCGCGCGACGGCCGGCGCGGTGGTGCAGCTCAGGCCGGCGCGCCGCCGTCTCGGCGTCGCGATCGTCACGACGACGACGGTGTTCGCGCTCGCCGCGGGCGTCGTCCTCTGGATCACGGCGGTCGGGCCCTCGGGTCCGAAGGGCGAGGTCGCGCTCGCGCGGGCGCGCTCCACGCAGCCGCTGTTCGACGAGCCGTTCAAGGCGGGCGAGACGAGCGCGCGCATCGACCGCATCGCGCTCGCGCGCTCGTCCGACTACCGCGACAACTACTTCGCGCGGCGGGGCGTGCGATGAAGCTCCGGGCGCTCCTGGCTTCGGTGCTCGTCGCCTCGGCGTTGCTCGCGGGGTGCGATCGTCACTCGACGGGCACGACCGACGACGCGCCGGTGGTCGACATGGAGCTCATGGCCTTCCTCTCGGAGGCGCGGGCGCTGCATCATCAGGCGAACTTGAAGGAGGAGTCGGGCGACATCGCAGGCGCGGCGGCGACGATGCAGCGGCTCGTCGTGGCGCGCCGTCCCGCCGCGAAGGCGCCGGAGGTCGAGGAGGTCCTCGCCGACGCGTACGCGCGGCTCGCGGAGCTCGAGCTGCGCCAGAGCCACCTCGATCCCGCAGCGAAGGCGATCGCGGACGGCCTCGCGCACGCGCCTGACGCGACGTACTTCCGCGGCCGCCTCATCGAGGTGCAGGGCCTCGTCGAGGAGGCCCGAAGCGCCGCGCTCGCCGACGCGGGCAAGCCCGAGGACGCCGCCCGCGCGCGAGAGAAGGCGATCCAGCTCCTCGAAGAGGTCGTCCGCATCCAGGACCAGGTCATCCAACGCTCCCTCGCCGGCAAAGACGGAGGCACGCGATGAGACGCGGCGCGGTCGTGGGGGCGCTCTCGTTTCTGCTCGGAGCGTGTGCGGCGAACAAGCCGCCGCCGGCGGCGGAGCCCGCGTCGCCCGCGATGCAGGCGCCGCCGCCGATGCAGGCGCAGCCGTACGCCCCGCGGACTTCGCCGCAGGGGTATCCGCAGCCGGGGTACGCCCCGCCGCCGCCCACGACGCCGAGCCGTCAGGCCGGCGCGGACTTCGACAAGGCGCAGCGCGAGCTGGAGGTCGCGGCCGGCGACTGCACGAACGCGTGCCGCGCGCTCTCGTCGATGGATCGCGCGGCGGGCCGCATCTGCAGCCTCACCTCCGGGAGCGACGAGGACGCGCAGCGTTGCAACGAGGCGAAGGCTCGCGTGTACTCTGCACGCGACAAGGTGAAGAGCACCTGCGGCAACTGTCCGGACACGAGCGTGGAGCGGAGCGCCCCGGTCCCGTCGACGAAATGAAGCGCCGTCTCCTCTGCGTGCTCGCCGGCGTCCTCGTCTTCGTCCTCGCGGCCTGCGGCGGCGACCGCAAGGACGCGCGATCGCCCGAGAGCGCGGGCGCGTCCTCTCCCGCGCCCGCGGAGACCGACGACGACTCGCGCCCGGACAGCGCGACGGCGGCGCCGGAGCCGCCACCGCCGCCGCCCTCCCCTGCCCCGACGACGCCGGAGGCGGAGGCAGTCGGCGACGTGCTGCGCGCGTACACGTCGCTCGAGGCGAGCACCGAGCAGCTCCGGCTCGCGGGCAGCGACTGCCTCGCCGCGTGCCGCGCGCTCGCGTCGATGGACCGCGCCGCGGGTCACCTCTGCGGGATGGTCCACGAGGAAGGCCGCTGCACGCAGGCAAAGGAGACGGTCTACTCGGCGCGCGCCCGCGTGAAGAAGACCTGCGGCTCCTGCCCCGACACGAGCGTCGACCCGAAGGATCCCGTCCCGTTCAAGCGCTGACCCGCCCGACGTCGCGCCTCCGCGAAAGCAGTGGTGCGCAGCGCTCGCCACCTCCCGACACGACACGACGGCGGCCGGCGCGCGGCTCCGGCGCAGCGCGTGGCGGCGCATGGTATGAGGGGCGCATGGCGCGCGCGGATGCTCTTCGGGCCGACGTGCGTGAGGGGGCGCGGTGGAGCTGGGGGCAGCGGATCAAGAACGATGCGATCTACATGCTCGCGATGGGGGCCCTCGCGATCGCCGAGCGGATCCCGCCCCGCGCGGCGGTGTGGGTCGGGCGGTGGGTCGGGCTCGCGGCTTGGGCGGCGGGCGCGCGCGCGCGGCGGGTCGCGATCGCGAACGTCGCGCGCGTCCTGCCCGGCGTCGACGCGGGGTCGTTCGTGCGGCGGGTCTACCGCGCGCTCGGGGAGCGGCTCGGAGAAGCCGTCGCTGCGCTCGATCCTGCGCGACCGCTCGTGGCGCTGCCGTTCGTGCCCGGCGCGCGGGCGTGCCTCGACGACGCGATCGCGGAGGGGCGCGGCGTCGTGTTCGCGTCGGCGCACCTCGGGCCGTGGGAGCGCGTCGCGGCGACGCTCGTCGCGGCGGGGGTGCCGCTCACCGTCGTCGCGCGCGAGCCGTACGATCCGCGCTTCGGGCGGCTCTACGATCGGCTCCGCGGAGCGCGGGGCGTGAAGACGGTGTACCGCGGCGCGGACGGGGCCGGCGTGCGGCTCGTCCGCGTGCTCCGGCGCGGCGGTGTGCTCGGCATGCCGATGGACCTCGCGTCGCGCGTGCCGTCGGTGACGGCGCCGTTCCTCGGCGCGCCCGCGCCGACGGCGGTCGGGCCCGCTCGGCTCGCGCTCCGCACCGGCGCCGCCGTCGTCGTCGGGGCCGCGACGCCGGACGGGATCCACTTCGAGCGCATCGTCGTCGCGCCGGACGACGACGAGGTCGCGCTCACCGCGCGGATCAACGACGCGCTCTCGGCGCGGATCCGCGCGTGGCCCGAGGCCTGGCCGTGGATGCACGCACGCTGGCAGGACAACCCGGTTATGCTCGGCCCATGGCGGAAAAGGTCCCGCGCCTCCTCCCAGGCGTCGACATCAAGAAGCTGAAGCTCGACGCGACCGACGGCTTCCTCCTCACGCGCATCGACGGGAAGCTCGCGCCGAAGGACCTCTCGCGCGAGACGGGC
It contains:
- a CDS encoding lysophospholipid acyltransferase family protein, with translation MARADALRADVREGARWSWGQRIKNDAIYMLAMGALAIAERIPPRAAVWVGRWVGLAAWAAGARARRVAIANVARVLPGVDAGSFVRRVYRALGERLGEAVAALDPARPLVALPFVPGARACLDDAIAEGRGVVFASAHLGPWERVAATLVAAGVPLTVVAREPYDPRFGRLYDRLRGARGVKTVYRGADGAGVRLVRVLRRGGVLGMPMDLASRVPSVTAPFLGAPAPTAVGPARLALRTGAAVVVGAATPDGIHFERIVVAPDDDEVALTARINDALSARIRAWPEAWPWMHARWQDNPVMLGPWRKRSRASSQASTSRS